A part of Vigna radiata var. radiata cultivar VC1973A chromosome 11, Vradiata_ver6, whole genome shotgun sequence genomic DNA contains:
- the LOC106776806 gene encoding alpha-amylase 3, chloroplastic: MSTVALEPFIHLCSRKPSFHSRKPISLRPFFLPTCSSNLNDASFIFHHQPRRTLSPVHAASVTDTPTLHPLQCPQTSTSTFAIDRTQMAKGKIFVRLDHGKDLKDWELTVGCNLPGKWILHWGVTLVQDVGREWDQPPLDMIPPGSVPIKDYAVETPLKKSSLSAEGDTLHEVRIGLRPKFGISAIHFVLKDEETGDWYKNESKDFVVSLVDCIKADSVINEPKRGFDFWPGNLGQLSRMFSKLKADENRSNESRVPEGENNKPEGFYEEVYVTKKILVSNSVSVSTKKCFESGAVKDILYFETDLPGDVVLHWGVCRDDSRRWEVPPPPHPPGTVPFKDRALRTQLLPRHDGKGSSAQITLEEEFSGLVFVIKQNENTWFKYSGNDFYVPLSSSSNLLNIGNKEDVSEGVQIEKPSQQNSFFAFTDTVAYEIRNLVTDNSSEKKQKRKSKKVQQSIFEEIERLAAEAYNIFRNSIPGFSRPTTAEPKATNLEPEKTVAVPEKTVVEPEKTVVEATNVAETLSMEPKICSATGTGYEILCQGFNWESHVSGRWYIELKEVASELASIGFTVVWLPPPTESVSPEGYMPKDLYNLNSRYGNMDELKDLVKEFHEVGIKVLGDAVLNHRCAHYQNKNGVWNIFGGYLDWDDSAVVSDDPHFQGRGNTSSGDSFHAAPNIDHSQEFVRKDLKEWLCWLRKEIGYDGWRLDFVRGFWGGYVKDYIEASEPYFSVGEYWDSLSYTNGETDHNQDAHRQRIVDWINATNGNSSAFDVTTKGILHTALEKCEYWRLSDVKGKPPGVIGWWPSRAVTFIENHDTGSTQGHWRFPSGKEMIGYAYILTHPGTPSVFYDHIFSHYKTEIASLISLRKRNGIHCRSTIQISKAERDVYAAIIDEKVAVKIGPGHFKPSSGSLKWSLAIKGKDYEIWEASQP, translated from the exons GCGAAGGGAAAGATTTTTGTGAGATTAGATCACGGAAAGGATTTGAAGGATTGGGAGCTTACGGTGGGCTGCAATCTACCTGGAAAATGGATTCTTCACTGGGGAGTTACCCTTGTTCAAGATGTTGGAAG GGAATGGGATCAACCTCCTCTTGATATGATACCCCCTGGATCTGTTCCTATAAAG GACTATGCAGTAGAGACCCCTTTGAAGAAGTCATCCTTATCTGCAGAAGGAGATACGCTTCATGAAGTCAGGATTGGCCTAAGACCTAAATTTGGAATTTCAGCAATTCATTTTGTTCTCAAG GATGAGGAAACTGGAGATTGGTACAAAAACGAAAGTAAAGATTTCGTGGTTTCTTTGGTGGACTGCATTAAGGCGGATTCGGTTATAAATGAACCTAAAAGAGGCTTTGATTTTTGGCCAG GGAATTTGGGGCAATTATCTAGAATGTTCTCCAAGTTAAAAGCTGACGAAAATAGAAGTAATGAATCCAGAGTTCCAGAAGGAGAAAACAATAAACCAGAAGGTTTCTATGAGGAAGTGTATGTGACAAAGAAGATTTTAGTTAGTAACTCTGTCAGTGTCTCCACCAAGAAATGCTTTGAGTCTGGGGCAGTTAAggacattttatattttgaaactgATCTACCTGGAGATGTTGTCCTTCACTGGGGAGTTTGTAGGGATGATTCAAGAAGGTGGGAAGTTCCACCTCCTCCTCATCCACCAGGAACAGTACCATTTAAAGACAGGGCCTTGAGAACTCAATTATTG CCTAGACACGATGGAAAAGGATCTTCAGCACAAATCACTTTAGAAGAAGAATTTTCAGgacttgtttttgttattaagcaaaatgaaaatactTGGTTCAAGTACTCGGGAAATGACTTTTATGTTCCCCTCTCAAGTTCTAGCAACTTGCTTAATATTGGCAACAAAGAGGATGTGTCAGAAGGTGTGCAGATTGAAAAGCCCAGTCAGCAAAATTCTTTCTTTGCATTTACTGATACAGTAGCCtatgaaataagaaatttgGTCACAGACAACTCCTCtgagaagaaacaaaagagaaaatctAAAAAGGTGCAACAAAGcatttttgaagaaattgaaaggCTGGCTGCTGAAGCCTATAATATATTCAGGAACTCCATTCCAGGTTTCTCTAGGCCAACTACTGCAGAACCTAAAGCAACCAATTTGGAACCTGAGAAAACTGTTGCGGTACCTGAGAAAACTGTTGTGGAACCTGAGAAAACTGTTGTGGAAGCAACTAATGTTGCTGAGACACTGTCCATGGAGCCAAAAATATGCTCAGCGACAGGTACAGGGTATGAAATATTATGCCAAGGGTTTAACTGGGAATCTCATGTATCTGGCAGATGGTACATTGAGCTTAAAGAAGTAGCTTCAGAACTAGCATCAATTGGTTTCACTGTGGTCTGGTTACCACCACCTACAGAGTCTGTTTCACCTGAAGGATACATGCCGAaggatttatataatttaaattccaG ATATGGAAACATGGATGAACTCAAAGATTTGGTGAAAGAATTTCATGAAGTTGGGATCAAAGTTCTAGGAGATGCTGTTTTAAATCACCGCTGTGCACATTATCAGAATAAGAATGGTGTTTGGAACATATTTGGAGGGTATCTTGACTGGGATGATAGTGCAGTTGTTTCGGACGATCCACATTTTCAG GGTAGGGGCAACACGAGTAGTGGAGATAGTTTTCACGCTGCTCCAAACATTGATCATTCACAGGAGTTTGTGAGAAAAGATCTCAAAGAATGGTTATGCTGGTTGAG GAAAGAAATTGGATATGATGGATGGAGGCTTGACTTTGTGAGAGGATTTTGGGGTGGTTATGTAAAGGACTACATAGAGGCAAGTGAACCTTATTTTTCTGTGGGAGAGTACTGGGATTCTCTCAGTTATACAAATGGTGAAACTGATCATAATCAAGATGCTCATAGGCAGAGAATAGTTGACTGGATCAATGCTACCAATGGTAACTCTAGTGCATTTGATGTTACAACAAAAGGGATTCTTCACACT GCACTGGAAAAGTGTGAATATTGGAGATTGTCAGATGTGAAGGGAAAGCCTCCAGGTGTTATTGGATGGTGGCCTTCTCGTGCTGTTACCTTTATAGAGAATCATGACACTGGTTCTACTCAG GGTCATTGGAGATTTCCCAGTGGAAAAGAAATGATAGGATATGCTTACATTCTTACTCACCCAGGAACTCCATCAGTCTTTTATGACCACATTTTCTCTCACTACAAAACTGAAATAGCAAGTCTGATATCTCTCAGAAAGAGGAACGGGATCCACTGCAGGAGTACA ATTCAAATTAGCAAAGCAGAAAGGGATGTTTATGCAGCCATCATTGACGAAAAAGTTGCTGTGAAGATCGGACCAGGACATTTTAAGCCATCAAGTGGCTCCCTTAAATGGTCATTAGCTATTAAGGGAAAAGACTACGAAATTTGGGAAGCATCGCAACCATAG